The Glycine soja cultivar W05 chromosome 19, ASM419377v2, whole genome shotgun sequence genomic sequence GGTCCATACTAGAATGACATGCCAGACCAGATTGAAAGCCCATACCGTAACGAAGTGGGCTGGAAAATAAATACATAGTGAGTGGGCACATAAAATTTAACAACGTACTGTTTCTGGTCTCTCCTACACTTCAATTACATTTTTTGTTTGGCACGAACAGAAAATAGCACTATAAATAGCAGTCTTAAAATTTTTTAGGGAAGGTCAATTGTGCATTTATTTAGTTCTAAAAAAACAGAGGAAAAAAATGTACGTTAAGTTTCAATTAATTGGAAAAGATAGAAATGGGTGAAAAGGACGCACGAACAAAGATTAATCCAAGTAGTAACGACTTaggtataaaagaaattatgttgaaataaaaatacatgatcagaaaaacaaatgaaaagggCATAATGTTGCATTGTTTAAATTGTTTGGAACAAGATGAAATGGAATGACATGAACATttaatccattttttttcttttctttccttttaatcTTCACAGTGAGTTAGTATTAATGAGTGACTGGTTCAAATAGTATatgctattattttaaaagatttaaatagatttttagtttgtataaaaaattcTGATAGTTTTGgtccttataaaattttgttttataattgtaGTCCTtaaatggtatttttttaatctttataaactTATAAGCTTTTGATATTAGTCTCGTTTATATCAAAAGATGTCCATTTTAGTTTGCATTATTTAAGAAACGTCAACCTTGTTTTCCAATAGATAGTTGACATGTCATCAATGAAtagtaaaaaaacttaaattataaaataaaattttaaaggaaaaaaaattcataagaaTAAATTTATAAGAACTTAACATAAAATGAGAGtgttatagggactaaaaagacattaaagtttttttttaaaaaaaaaaaaatttaagttcaagctttatatgttaaaataaaatcattaaaaatataacttttaattatattatgaatGTTGTTGATTTAAATAAGATTGATTATTGTAAAGCCATCTAGGATTGGTCTAATAGTGAGACATAAGTTGGAATAGTAGAATGAGGTAATATTAACAAGTTCTAACTTCAGTATGAtgcatgaaaaaaagaaaaagggttaACTTTTAACTATTGTAAAGAAAAGTagaaaactaaaacaaatacaaatactATAAGTTTTTGTCGTAAACGGAGTTAATGCATTATTGGTTATTAAGTTTTTAGAAAGTTGAATTATTTTTACGGGTAATTTCTTTCCACTATGTGATGTTTTAACTTTGACGCCCacttccaaacaaaaaaattgccATCCCTATCTCCCACCTAAAATCCGTAAAGAGCTGCTGTACCTTGATGCTTCTAGCTTCCAACGCTGGAGAATTTGCAGTACCCTGCTATAAACTGATTCTTCATGTTTTGCAGAATAACTTTTAGATTAATCGCgactattttttattggaccCTTACTTTTGAGGTGTATCCTCCTGGCTAAGGGTTAATTTGTGTCAAGTTGTAAGTTATAACCTCAAACCTGAAGTTTCCTctcattatttgattatttttttaattatgttattaatttaaaatattgatcgATTTGGTTGATTATTAATCTGTATTTGAGAACTTAATTGattgttttaataaaattattttctttcaattaccttttttattaataagattcaaattaaaaaaattcaatattatttgattataatataataaaccaCAATTTGTTAACGTAATCTAAGATACTGTCAGAGTTAGGTGCTGCTGTGATCAAGGGATACGGATAGAAAGATAATTTGTACGAATTCCCATATCCACACAACACGTCTCCCCTTTTCTTCGGATGCTTTTAAGAAGCGCGTCACAGGGCGTGGCTTATTCATTTGTGGTAAAACACAACAATTTGGGCATGTTTTACCGTTTATACTATTCCTGTACGCAATCTTTCTAAAGCCTTCATGAATATTAACTACTATAAGTTCCAATGGCAATGAACACTACACGGTGATTACCAGTGACGGttatttttggttaaatattattttgtgacGGCTTGGAATAAGCCCAAAATTAACCTATTTATCAAAGACACTCATTCGATATAGAATTAGTAACCGAAATTAATTTAGATATTTCAATCACATTCAACGATAgtacttatataattttattttttaagaactaTTTAAGATAGAGGATAATATTcaagaaaccaaattgattagCAAAATCCATAATATTCAATGATGTTAGTACAATAGTACCCATGGCCAAATCGCATTTCACagtacaaaaatataatttttgattttttgtacGTTAATAATTGTTCAAGCTAACCCCACCTCCCCCAACTTCCCATAGGCAAAGAATGTATAATAAGTCTCCACGTCATTAGGTCATGCTTCAGCcctattaattatcaatttatcattgCTGCGAACGGAATTTAGGATGACAAGGCGTGATTTGCACAGATGAAAATATGGAAAGTGGGAATTGATGTCCCAACAAATCACAATAAAGTTTAATCCGTATTTACTAACTCACTGTCCATGGTTTAAAAGAATCCAAGATGAAAAAACTATAGATCAtgttaaaaatcctttttaagtGTAAATGACTAATGAGAAGAGCTTTGAACCATAAATGAGAAGAAACGTTTCCCGTGAGAAATCACAACGGATAATTGAGTCTAATTTGTAAAGGTAATAAAACATGGCATATTCAATTCCATTAGAAATATTTCTCCAAGAGCACTGAACTGATGGATCGATTGTGTGaagtatataatataattttatactcaattataattgtaatggtAAATCATTGAACTAAAATCATAAACACACCAGGACTTTGTTGGAACCATCCTTCGTGgcaacaaaattcaaattacatcaataaattaaattataagagaacAAAGCAAAGAAAAGTGAATTGAAGGGAGAAAAAATGACAACAAAACGCAAGTGTTTAGTTACAAGCCTGCCTGTTTGTAGGGTATATAGCCCTCCTAAATTAGCTGATTGTCCCATCAAATGCTAGTTAAACAAACATCAACACCACAAAATTACACaagcacaaaacaaaacacccatacatataaaatatactaTGTCATCATCTTTAATATACCACACAAGGCTAATCAGGAGTCATTAGCAGTTTGGCTAAATCATTGTATCGAATCTATGTTCTTACTCAGCTCCTCCAGCTTCTTCATCCTCAATCTTTCACTTTCACTCACCAActgaagaaaataataacaatatccCACATATTAGAATAAGGAAAGTAAAtgtatttaaattcaaatcattCACAACCATGATTGAGCATGAGACTAACTAACCTCCATTAACTTGGTGATTAGCTGTACTTTTTCCCTGTTCTTTTCATTAAAAGCTTCAAGGGCGTCTTTGTATTCTTTCTCCTGAAATGCATCAAAATCCCAATTTCAATTGTGTCCCCAATAACATGTCATGGTCCGTATAATTCGGCACTTTATAACATGTTATTCAACCGAGTATTGATGGTTTTCTGTGAAATTCAATAAACTTCACCTTCTTCTGGCAAGTATGACCCAGTGGCTTTAATTCTTTGTTTACGGAATCAATTCTTTTTCGAACAAGCGCAACTTCTTTCCTCATTGGATCTGCCAGGGCTTCAAGCTCCTGATATTCCTCAAATAGAATAAGTTTGGGATTATTCAATTACATATCAATTTGAGTATAAATGACAAAATTGTATACACACACACGCTACATAAATATGTATAACAAGTTTCAGCATGAATCATGGCCAGttgtttatttaaaacaaaaattttaaaattgtaaggCCAAAGAAATATACGTGATATTTGATATATTGTTTTCTAACAACAGATATTTAAAATCCTAGGTGCCAAATAAATTCTAGAAAGGAAGTATATGAATTATTAGGTTCTTAGCCCGACACTGCTTTCTGAAAagaatatattcaagggaacaTGAaagttcaaattttgaaatattttcctCAAAAAACCCAAcggaaaataaaaggaaaatgttttgGGGGCTGCAAATTCACTTTGTCGAGAAAAAAACCACAGATCGGACATATTCAAGTGCTGTAGATGTGCTCTAAACCTCTGGTATTCCCCTTGTTACATGATAACccgatttaattaaataaaatttcacaaaaaaaaataccaacgtTGTTTCCAGCAGgagcttttttttatattaaaaaaaaaagggttttcctgttaagtgaaaatgagaaatggaagtgagagagagagataccTCACGAATGGTTGCAAGACGCTTAGTTTCTTCTTCGACACGACCAAGCTGAAGCTGAACCTTTTCTCTGACCTCCATCTTCTTCCTTTCAATCTCTTCCTCCTTTGCCCTGAAGGTGGAGAGAGCAGACCGTGAAATCTCTTCATCTTCCTTCGACAAATGGCTGCTGAAGCTCAGGCTCCCCGAATTCTGCACTACCAGCTGGTTGTTCTGGTTCTCACTCTGCATCCTTTCTTTCACACAAACAaaccctttcttcttccttcactTTATTATCTCTCtaaccctctcttttttttttttgctttctctgcTTTGTGTTGGCCTTGAAATGATGAGGCTGCAGTGCTCTGCTTCCTTCCCCTGTTGCGAGTGCGCTTCTTATGTTATCTGGGTTGGGTTTCCCCTTTTCTAGCGTCAAACCCCCTTTGCCTTTATGGACCCAACATATTTACTTTCTATTcctaaattaataatcaaatacCACCAAcgttcaaataaaaacaaacaaatttaatttctataacaaTCATTCTAAATATTGTATTAGTTAAGTATCTAGATCAATTCATattgaattattttagtttaacagTACTTTTAAATGagtatataattatgttatatttatatagtaaatcttatttcttttaattatttgagtaagattatttttaataaaatatttataatctctataaaaaagttaacttttgttttcattattaaaagatgaataaacttattatataatatcaacttctttcaatttattaaaaaaaatcgattaaatttaacttaattaattgagTATATAAGTTATTGTAAATATGTTGATACTAGTTTTAActcttacaaataaaaatagtgataataaaaactttattattcaattatttaatttgagtaagattattattttagaattaatgtaatttgtaccaaaagcttatCATCATATAAGTATAAGAATATGTAAttcaataataatgtaaaaaatataattataactagatgatattttaatattttgtatgaaATCAGACAAttctttgtattttctttttcttttatctgtAAAATTAGTAATAGCTGTCTCCTTCAATCTTTTCTGGATTGCTAAACAAATATTATTGGACACTTTGTGGGTGAGCTGTTCCAACTTACTCTCTTTCTTCCCAGCTTGGCAAAGACAAAGATTACAAAAGCAGAAGCTGATCCGGGCCAACTGGCTGACAATCACTGATGATGATAAAGAGGAAGGGAATGAAAGACCTTCTAGCTGCAAGAGAGAATTAGTAGAACGGAACAAACCTTGGAATTTGGCCACGGACTTCCTTCCTACACATTCTTTCCCAATGCGTTCAAATTTCTACCTCAACATAACTCCGCAACTTACTGTAAAAAACACTAATCTTTCCTTCATTCACGTCCTGTCACtttctattaattaataacaaataggttaaattataattttattctttatataattttatatttatatttttaatcttttatttttatatcaatatatttagtttttttttattttttcaaataaatttaaataaactgatCAATTGtcataataactaaaattacttgttttaaaaatttctattaagaaattaaatatcttaatttaaaaataagagacaaaaaatgtaatttaacctaaaaaaatattattacatgaaatttaaattagaaaataacagcgACGAGTGTGTAATTCACTGCTTATTCAtgcaaaattttgaaaacaaaataagatgGAAGATTCGATACATCTGGCATGGatatgctaaaaaaaatttaatgaattaagcatgaatttttgtttgatcgAAGATAAACATGTGTTgcgtaaaataataattatcaattataagTTTTAACCGTTAAATGAGAATATTTATTAGTATTGAAAGTCTTCTTTAAATCTTGACAAACGTTTCTACCAGTTTAATTATGTTTGAATGTTTaataaacatattaatattCATACGGTGTGAGTCAATTGAACCCAAATCATAAGCGGCACAATATTATATAGtgcaataatataatatgagtCAATTTGactttcttaaaataaacatttaaagtaaaaaagggcATTAAAACctcagtttttattttctaaaacgaGAGATGACATTATTAAAAAGATATAGATCTTGAATTCTCGATTGGAAATAGCACCTTtgtttttacaatttaaaaatcAGATATGTTAATTA encodes the following:
- the LOC114397963 gene encoding ankyrin repeat domain-containing protein 30A-like, which codes for MQSENQNNQLVVQNSGSLSFSSHLSKEDEEISRSALSTFRAKEEEIERKKMEVREKVQLQLGRVEEETKRLATIREELEALADPMRKEVALVRKRIDSVNKELKPLGHTCQKKEKEYKDALEAFNEKNREKVQLITKLMELVSESERLRMKKLEELSKNIDSIQ